From Rubrivirga sp. SAORIC476, a single genomic window includes:
- a CDS encoding prolyl oligopeptidase family serine peptidase, with protein MRLSLAFLALALAAGCTTAPPASAPSQPDPLVPMLPPADSAEAAATIAEVEALPADLFEAATFTGSDGTALPYRLLSPPAVASGERVPLVVVFHGAGEIGTDNLRQMDRFPKTWARPEIRERFPAFVVAPQMPERSALYSGPAETPGRFSRPGPPLATALELLDYLIARLPVDTTRVYAVGFSMGSSTTWNALALRPDLFAAAVPIAGVPNPAQADVVAQTPVWVVHGTADTANRIVPDRTMVGLLRRRPKAEVRFWPVDGLWHAVPPRLLAGTELMEWLFAHRR; from the coding sequence ATGCGCCTCTCGCTCGCCTTCCTCGCGCTCGCCCTTGCGGCGGGCTGCACCACGGCGCCCCCCGCCTCGGCGCCGAGCCAGCCCGACCCGCTCGTGCCGATGCTGCCGCCTGCCGACAGCGCCGAAGCCGCGGCGACGATCGCCGAGGTAGAGGCGCTCCCTGCCGACCTCTTCGAGGCGGCGACGTTTACGGGGAGCGACGGGACGGCTCTCCCGTATCGCCTGCTGTCGCCCCCGGCCGTGGCGTCGGGCGAGCGGGTGCCGCTGGTGGTCGTCTTCCACGGCGCGGGCGAGATCGGGACCGACAACCTCCGGCAGATGGACCGCTTCCCGAAGACCTGGGCGCGGCCCGAGATCCGAGAGCGGTTTCCAGCCTTCGTCGTCGCGCCGCAGATGCCCGAGCGGTCGGCGCTCTACAGCGGCCCTGCCGAGACGCCCGGCCGGTTCTCCCGCCCCGGCCCGCCGCTCGCGACCGCGCTGGAGCTGCTCGATTACCTGATCGCGCGCCTGCCCGTCGACACCACCCGCGTCTACGCCGTTGGCTTTTCGATGGGCAGTTCGACGACCTGGAACGCGCTCGCCCTCCGGCCAGACCTGTTCGCGGCGGCCGTCCCCATCGCGGGCGTCCCCAACCCGGCCCAGGCCGATGTCGTGGCGCAGACGCCCGTCTGGGTCGTCCACGGGACGGCCGACACGGCCAACCGCATCGTGCCGGACCGCACGATGGTCGGCCTCCTCCGCCGACGCCCCAAGGCGGAGGTCCGCTTCTGGCCGGTCGACGGGCTCTGGCACGCGGTCCCGCCGCGCCTGCTGGCCGGGACGGAGTTGATGGAGTGGCTGTTCGCGCACCGGCGCTGA
- a CDS encoding GntR family transcriptional regulator: protein MLTFRPGAPRHEQLSDWLRDRIRAGQMAVHDQLPSEAELGELSGVSRITVRRALATLENEGRIYRRQGLGSFVAPPPLPQGLVRLTDFAQDMERAGLTASSRVLHQAPEAAAPAVAEALGIEVGAPTVRLDRLRLGDGAPVALDRTWLPPFYAQFLEGHDLTAETIYRVLERDFQIPVLRGHYRIEAGLAGAAEAEPLGIPEGAPLLVVERTSYTAGERAVYTQRRYYRADRVAFDLELARTDAPGGDGEEGMPLREFEPVFKTTE from the coding sequence GTGCTCACGTTCCGCCCCGGCGCTCCCCGCCACGAGCAACTCTCGGACTGGCTCCGCGACCGCATCCGCGCGGGCCAGATGGCGGTACACGATCAGCTCCCGAGCGAGGCCGAGCTCGGCGAGCTCTCCGGCGTGAGCCGCATCACGGTGCGCCGGGCGCTGGCGACGCTGGAGAACGAAGGCCGCATCTACCGCCGCCAGGGGCTGGGCTCGTTCGTCGCGCCGCCGCCGCTGCCCCAGGGGCTCGTCCGGCTGACCGACTTCGCGCAGGACATGGAGCGGGCCGGGCTGACGGCGTCGAGCCGGGTGCTCCACCAGGCGCCCGAGGCGGCGGCGCCCGCGGTCGCCGAGGCACTCGGCATCGAGGTCGGAGCGCCGACGGTCCGCCTCGACCGCCTCCGCCTCGGCGACGGCGCGCCTGTGGCACTGGACCGGACGTGGCTGCCGCCGTTTTACGCCCAGTTTCTGGAAGGCCACGACCTGACCGCAGAGACCATCTACCGGGTTCTGGAGCGCGACTTCCAGATCCCCGTCCTCCGCGGCCACTACCGCATCGAGGCGGGCCTGGCCGGGGCGGCCGAGGCCGAGCCGCTGGGCATCCCCGAGGGCGCCCCCCTGCTCGTCGTCGAGCGGACGAGCTACACGGCGGGCGAGCGGGCCGTCTACACGCAGCGCCGCTACTACCGCGCCGACCGGGTGGCCTTTGACTTGGAGTTGGCGCGGACCGACGCGCCCGGCGGCGATGGCGAGGAGGGCATGCCGCTCCGCGAGTTCGAGCCCGTCTTCAAGACCACGGAGTGA
- the menB gene encoding 1,4-dihydroxy-2-naphthoyl-CoA synthase has product MPTRPHHTTDRPTVTGPFEWVSVGDFEDIVYEKGAPGTETAGIARVTINRPEVRNAFRPTTVTEMIAAIDDARDDPSVGVFVLTGAGDKAFCSGGDQRIRGDHGYREITDGKETGTQRLNVLDFQTRIRKMPKPVIAAVNGWAVGGGHVLHVVCDLTIASDNAQFMQTGPKVGSFDAGYGTSHLARMVGQKKAREIWFLCRPYSAQEALDMGLVNTVVPLAELERETVQWSREILANSNIAIRMIKAAANADEDGGAGLQELAGHATMLFYMTEEGQEGKNAYLDRRPPNFDADGYRP; this is encoded by the coding sequence ATGCCGACCCGTCCGCATCACACGACCGACCGCCCCACCGTCACCGGCCCCTTCGAGTGGGTGTCCGTCGGCGACTTTGAGGACATCGTCTACGAGAAGGGGGCGCCCGGGACCGAGACGGCCGGGATCGCCCGCGTCACCATCAACCGCCCGGAGGTCCGCAACGCGTTCCGCCCGACGACGGTGACCGAGATGATCGCCGCCATCGACGACGCCCGCGACGACCCGTCGGTGGGCGTGTTCGTGCTCACTGGGGCGGGCGACAAGGCGTTCTGCTCCGGCGGCGACCAGCGCATCCGCGGCGACCACGGCTACCGCGAGATCACCGACGGCAAGGAGACCGGCACGCAGCGCCTCAACGTGCTCGACTTCCAGACGCGGATCCGCAAGATGCCGAAGCCGGTCATCGCGGCCGTCAACGGCTGGGCGGTCGGCGGCGGGCACGTGCTGCACGTCGTCTGCGACCTCACCATCGCCTCCGACAACGCGCAGTTCATGCAGACCGGCCCCAAGGTGGGGTCGTTCGACGCGGGCTACGGCACGAGCCACCTCGCGCGGATGGTCGGCCAGAAGAAGGCGCGCGAGATCTGGTTCCTGTGCCGCCCGTACTCGGCGCAGGAGGCGCTCGACATGGGCCTCGTCAACACGGTCGTCCCGCTGGCGGAGCTGGAGCGCGAGACGGTCCAGTGGAGCCGCGAGATCCTGGCCAACTCCAACATCGCCATCCGCATGATCAAGGCCGCCGCGAACGCGGACGAGGACGGTGGCGCGGGCCTCCAGGAACTGGCGGGGCACGCGACGATGTTGTTCTACATGACCGAGGAGGGTCAGGAGGGCAAGAACGCTTACCTCGACCGCCGTCCCCCGAACTTCGACGCCGACGGCTATCGGCCGTAG
- a CDS encoding peptidyl-prolyl cis-trans isomerase, with product MNSIRERAGGFLVGVLVIAFGGLWALQDSGAFDAVGMGPDGRTIGEVDGIAIEGELYNRAVEQQLDAYQAQGLEVTGSQQRQIEDRVFDSFVDNALVEREMDRLGVQVTDEEVFALITGDTPDPLIAQVFPDGNGGVDRAALQQVVEDPNGEFTDQLQAIEEQVRRNRRQAKLSALITASTRVTPGEVRDEFIRQNRQASAELVGLRYAAVPDDQIEVSDSDYRSYYRDNIEDYEREASYSIEYVGFAKDPTAADSARATDELDTMVDGFRTAADPLAFARRNSFGAAAEPEFIGAGDLPAELATAVYSDLTEGRVVGPVVAGDQAYLARIVGVQPGDATSVRARHILFPAGAEAQAREVQARIESGEISFADAARQYSTDQSNKNQGGDLGWFGEGRMVPEFEQAAFAAPTGRVTGPITTSFGLHLILVEARASQEVQLVQIARPVEADYARVLGEAEDFAAFLVLEDRDFAEEAQERGIAPTPVEIQEGQAQVPGLELGRDFFRYLRRADIGQVSEPFDAGTSFVIARLVERREAGPAPFEDVQGQVEAAVITEKKKAVQMAALREAVAGASSLTAIASAAGAEVTSADNLSMAAGVIPGYGVEPRAVGAVFGLRPGQQSGVIEGDQAAFVVRTTALVGGTDAEFTDIAREQLAEQLLQRKRSRVLQAWLEGLREDADVEDFRNDLL from the coding sequence ATGAACAGCATTCGGGAGCGCGCAGGCGGCTTCCTCGTCGGCGTTCTGGTGATCGCCTTCGGCGGCCTCTGGGCGCTCCAGGACTCGGGCGCCTTCGACGCCGTCGGCATGGGCCCGGACGGGCGCACCATCGGTGAGGTGGACGGCATCGCCATCGAGGGCGAGCTCTACAACCGCGCCGTCGAGCAGCAGCTCGACGCGTACCAGGCCCAGGGCCTCGAGGTGACCGGCTCGCAGCAGCGCCAGATCGAGGACCGCGTCTTCGACAGCTTCGTCGACAACGCGCTCGTCGAGCGCGAGATGGACCGCCTCGGCGTCCAGGTGACCGACGAGGAGGTCTTCGCCCTCATCACGGGCGACACCCCCGACCCGCTCATCGCGCAGGTCTTCCCTGACGGCAACGGCGGCGTCGACCGCGCGGCGCTCCAGCAGGTGGTGGAAGACCCGAACGGCGAGTTCACCGACCAGCTCCAGGCCATCGAGGAGCAGGTCCGCCGGAACCGGCGCCAGGCCAAGCTCTCGGCCCTCATCACGGCCTCCACGCGCGTGACGCCGGGCGAGGTGCGCGACGAGTTCATCCGCCAGAACCGCCAGGCCTCCGCCGAGCTGGTCGGCCTCCGCTACGCCGCCGTCCCGGACGACCAGATCGAGGTCTCCGACAGCGACTACCGGAGCTACTACCGCGACAACATCGAGGACTACGAGCGCGAGGCGTCCTACTCGATCGAGTACGTCGGCTTCGCCAAGGACCCCACCGCCGCCGACTCGGCGCGCGCCACCGACGAGCTCGACACGATGGTGGACGGCTTCCGCACCGCGGCCGACCCGCTGGCGTTCGCTCGACGCAACTCGTTCGGCGCTGCCGCCGAGCCCGAGTTCATCGGCGCGGGCGACCTGCCCGCCGAGCTGGCGACGGCCGTCTACAGCGACCTCACCGAGGGCCGCGTGGTCGGGCCGGTGGTGGCCGGCGACCAGGCCTACCTCGCCCGCATCGTGGGCGTCCAGCCCGGCGACGCCACGTCGGTCCGCGCCCGCCACATCCTGTTCCCGGCCGGCGCCGAGGCGCAGGCCCGCGAGGTGCAGGCCCGCATCGAGAGCGGCGAGATCTCCTTCGCCGACGCTGCGCGCCAGTACTCGACCGACCAGAGCAACAAGAACCAGGGCGGCGACCTCGGCTGGTTCGGCGAGGGCCGCATGGTGCCCGAGTTCGAGCAGGCCGCCTTCGCCGCGCCGACCGGCCGCGTGACCGGTCCCATCACGACGTCGTTCGGCCTCCACCTGATCCTCGTCGAGGCACGGGCCAGCCAGGAGGTCCAGCTCGTCCAGATCGCACGGCCCGTCGAGGCGGACTACGCCCGCGTGCTCGGCGAGGCCGAGGACTTCGCGGCGTTCCTCGTGCTTGAGGACCGCGACTTCGCCGAGGAGGCCCAGGAGCGCGGCATCGCGCCGACGCCGGTCGAGATCCAGGAGGGCCAGGCGCAGGTCCCGGGCCTGGAGCTCGGCCGCGACTTCTTCCGCTACCTCCGCCGCGCCGACATCGGGCAGGTCTCGGAGCCGTTCGACGCGGGCACCAGCTTCGTGATTGCGCGCCTCGTCGAGCGCCGCGAGGCGGGCCCGGCGCCGTTCGAGGACGTCCAGGGCCAAGTCGAGGCGGCCGTCATCACGGAGAAGAAGAAGGCCGTCCAGATGGCCGCGCTCCGGGAGGCCGTCGCAGGCGCGTCGTCGCTCACGGCCATCGCCTCGGCGGCGGGCGCGGAGGTGACCTCCGCCGACAACCTGTCGATGGCGGCAGGCGTGATCCCGGGCTACGGCGTCGAGCCGCGCGCCGTGGGCGCCGTGTTCGGCCTCCGGCCGGGCCAGCAGAGCGGCGTCATCGAGGGCGACCAGGCCGCCTTCGTCGTCCGCACGACCGCGCTGGTCGGCGGCACCGACGCCGAGTTCACCGACATCGCCCGCGAGCAGCTCGCCGAGCAGCTCCTCCAGCGCAAGCGCTCGCGCGTGCTGCAGGCGTGGCTCGAAGGCCTCCGCGAGGACGCCGACGTGGAAGACTTCCGCAACGACCTCCTCTAA
- the menC gene encoding o-succinylbenzoate synthase — MSGVPLVGADAFRYRLPLVAPLVLPSGTHTEREGILLRVTAADGTEGWGEAAPLPGYSDDTLDDVLAELPTELRIFRERDARLDGLTLSYEGGVRRPAGRGALPRPPSLLWAVTQAVRDLSAQHLGWSLARVYGWTMRPAATRHMSTLPLVSLNALLSGDDPLPAAGRIAAEGWPAAKLKVGRRAPEADAALVRQVAGVLGPTRLRLDANRAWSMEEAVAFARALGEVPVAYVEEPLADWRRLPDLARRTGLPFALDESLRELSTRRSRLLTEAAAFVVKPTVVLADPVFLRFRAGRETPAVVSSTFESGVGMRHLVALAAALGDTPAGLDTYRWLADDVLERPLSLAGPTVNVADVLAPNPVRLDRLTRIDL; from the coding sequence GTGAGCGGCGTCCCCCTCGTCGGGGCGGACGCGTTTCGGTACCGGCTCCCGCTCGTCGCGCCCCTCGTGCTGCCGTCGGGCACCCACACCGAGCGCGAGGGCATCCTGCTGCGGGTGACGGCGGCCGACGGGACAGAGGGCTGGGGCGAGGCCGCGCCGCTTCCCGGCTACTCGGACGACACGCTCGACGATGTCCTGGCTGAGCTCCCGACCGAGCTTCGCATCTTCCGCGAGCGCGATGCCCGCCTGGACGGCCTGACGCTCTCGTACGAGGGGGGTGTACGCCGTCCGGCCGGACGCGGAGCGCTGCCGCGTCCGCCGTCTCTTCTGTGGGCCGTCACGCAGGCGGTCAGGGACCTCTCCGCCCAGCACCTCGGGTGGTCGCTCGCTCGGGTCTACGGGTGGACCATGCGTCCGGCCGCGACGCGGCACATGTCGACGCTGCCGCTGGTTTCCCTGAATGCGCTGCTTTCGGGGGATGACCCTCTCCCGGCCGCCGGGCGGATCGCGGCCGAGGGCTGGCCCGCCGCCAAGCTCAAGGTCGGCCGACGAGCGCCCGAAGCGGACGCGGCCCTCGTGCGCCAGGTGGCAGGCGTGCTCGGCCCCACCCGGCTTCGCCTCGACGCGAACCGGGCGTGGTCGATGGAGGAGGCCGTCGCCTTCGCCCGTGCTCTGGGCGAGGTCCCGGTCGCGTACGTCGAGGAGCCGCTGGCCGACTGGCGCCGCCTGCCCGACCTCGCCCGCCGCACCGGGCTTCCGTTCGCCCTCGACGAGTCGCTCCGAGAGCTGTCCACCCGTCGGTCGCGGCTCCTCACCGAGGCGGCGGCGTTCGTCGTCAAGCCCACCGTGGTGCTCGCCGATCCGGTCTTCCTTCGGTTCCGTGCAGGGCGGGAGACGCCGGCGGTGGTGAGCAGCACGTTCGAGAGCGGCGTCGGGATGCGCCACCTCGTCGCGCTGGCGGCGGCGCTGGGCGACACGCCCGCCGGGCTCGACACGTACCGCTGGCTCGCCGACGACGTGCTGGAGCGCCCGCTGTCCCTCGCCGGGCCGACGGTCAACGTGGCCGACGTGCTCGCTCCGAACCCCGTCCGCCTCGACCGCCTCACCCGCATCGACCTGTGA
- a CDS encoding 1,4-dihydroxy-2-naphthoate polyprenyltransferase, translating to MADLTPTPAGASASVTSPPEPPRRAGLWLWLDAARPKTLPAAIAPVLVGVALAVEQGGFHALAAACALLGAVLIQIGTNFSNDAEDFVRGADTEARKGPLRATAAGLVTPGQMRTAAAVAFGLAFASGIYLIVRGGWPILALGLAAIASGYAYTKGRYALAYTGLADLFVLVFFGPVAVAGTFYVQALALPLWVPIAGLGPGFLATAILLANNVRDVEEDRVADKRTLVVRFGRPAGVRLYNACISGAVVVPASLYLVARDHPGILAASVLAALLGRRLTRTLATATAPAVLNPLLGKTAGLLFLYSVVFALGWVLT from the coding sequence GTGGCTGACCTGACGCCGACGCCAGCGGGCGCCTCCGCCTCGGTGACCTCGCCGCCCGAGCCGCCGAGGCGGGCGGGGCTGTGGCTGTGGCTGGACGCCGCCCGTCCGAAGACGCTGCCCGCCGCCATCGCGCCGGTGCTGGTCGGCGTGGCGCTGGCCGTCGAGCAAGGCGGGTTCCACGCGCTCGCGGCGGCGTGCGCGCTGCTCGGCGCCGTGCTCATCCAGATCGGGACCAACTTCTCCAACGACGCCGAGGACTTCGTCCGCGGGGCGGACACCGAGGCGCGCAAGGGGCCGCTCCGGGCGACGGCGGCGGGCCTCGTCACGCCCGGCCAGATGCGGACGGCGGCGGCGGTCGCCTTCGGGCTGGCGTTCGCGTCGGGCATCTACCTCATCGTCCGCGGCGGGTGGCCGATCCTGGCGCTCGGGCTGGCGGCCATCGCGAGCGGCTACGCGTACACGAAGGGCCGCTACGCGCTCGCCTACACCGGCCTCGCGGATCTCTTCGTGCTCGTCTTCTTCGGCCCGGTCGCGGTGGCGGGCACGTTCTACGTGCAGGCGCTGGCACTCCCGCTGTGGGTCCCCATCGCAGGCCTGGGGCCGGGCTTCCTCGCGACGGCCATTCTGCTCGCCAACAACGTCCGCGACGTGGAGGAGGATCGGGTGGCGGACAAGCGGACGTTGGTCGTGCGCTTCGGGCGGCCAGCCGGCGTCCGGCTCTACAACGCCTGCATCTCGGGCGCGGTCGTGGTCCCGGCGTCGCTCTACCTCGTCGCCCGCGACCACCCCGGCATCCTCGCCGCGTCGGTGCTGGCGGCGCTTCTCGGCCGTCGGCTGACACGGACGCTCGCGACGGCCACCGCCCCGGCCGTCCTCAACCCGCTGCTGGGCAAGACGGCCGGGCTGCTGTTCCTCTACTCGGTCGTGTTCGCGCTCGGATGGGTGCTCACGTGA
- a CDS encoding cyclopropane-fatty-acyl-phospholipid synthase family protein → MPDADFWNARYAAPGWVYGEAPNAFVAAHADRIEAGAAVVEVGAGEGRNAAFLSHRGYTVTAVDASAEGLAKIARLPGGDAVETVVADVTTWAPGRVWDAAVTTFLHLAPADRPALYRCLQQSVRPGGLVLAEWYRPEQRARGWHGGPPDAAWMPTRAELADAFPETGISMLEEADVDLDEGSGHQGPGAVVRLIWKRPEAS, encoded by the coding sequence ATGCCTGACGCCGACTTCTGGAACGCTCGCTACGCTGCGCCGGGCTGGGTCTACGGGGAGGCCCCGAACGCGTTCGTGGCCGCGCACGCCGACCGGATCGAGGCTGGCGCGGCCGTCGTCGAGGTGGGCGCGGGCGAGGGGCGGAACGCAGCCTTCCTGTCGCATCGGGGCTACACCGTGACGGCGGTGGACGCGTCCGCGGAAGGCCTCGCCAAGATCGCCCGCCTGCCCGGCGGCGACGCCGTCGAGACGGTCGTGGCCGACGTGACGACGTGGGCGCCCGGCCGCGTCTGGGACGCCGCCGTCACGACGTTCCTCCACCTCGCTCCCGCCGACCGCCCGGCGCTGTACCGTTGCCTCCAGCAGAGCGTCCGCCCCGGCGGCCTCGTCCTCGCCGAGTGGTACCGTCCCGAGCAGCGCGCCCGCGGCTGGCACGGCGGCCCGCCCGACGCCGCCTGGATGCCGACCCGCGCCGAGCTGGCCGACGCGTTCCCAGAGACCGGCATCTCGATGCTGGAGGAGGCAGATGTGGACCTCGACGAGGGGTCGGGGCACCAGGGACCGGGCGCGGTGGTCCGGCTGATCTGGAAGCGGCCAGAGGCGAGCTAG
- a CDS encoding carboxymuconolactone decarboxylase family protein gives MDTSETRLDRFDAYRSRMNARILDEGSHLGVKRFFNLDTAAYRDGALDGRTKELLGLVASAVLRCNDCIDYHLEQCAEAGFSDDEMMDAMNVALVVGGSIVIPHLRHAVETIDLIREREGR, from the coding sequence ATGGACACCTCAGAAACCCGCCTCGACCGCTTCGACGCCTACCGGTCGCGCATGAACGCGCGCATCCTGGACGAGGGCTCGCACCTCGGCGTCAAGCGCTTCTTCAACCTCGACACGGCCGCCTACCGCGACGGCGCGCTCGACGGCCGTACCAAGGAACTGCTCGGGCTGGTCGCCAGCGCCGTGCTCCGTTGCAACGACTGCATCGACTACCACCTCGAACAGTGCGCCGAGGCGGGGTTCTCCGACGACGAGATGATGGACGCCATGAACGTGGCGCTGGTCGTCGGCGGCAGCATCGTGATCCCGCACCTCCGCCACGCCGTCGAGACGATCGACCTGATCCGCGAGCGCGAGGGGCGGTAG
- a CDS encoding DUF2892 domain-containing protein yields the protein MVKNMGSLDRGLRVAVAVLIAILYVTGVLSGTVALVLGVLAVIFIATSFIGTCPLYLPFGLSTRRSR from the coding sequence ATGGTCAAGAACATGGGCTCCCTGGACCGCGGCCTCCGCGTCGCCGTCGCCGTCCTGATCGCCATCCTCTACGTCACCGGCGTGCTGAGTGGCACCGTCGCCCTCGTCCTCGGCGTGCTCGCGGTCATCTTCATCGCGACGAGCTTCATCGGGACCTGCCCGCTGTACCTGCCGTTCGGGCTCTCGACCCGACGCTCGCGCTAG
- a CDS encoding 5-formyltetrahydrofolate cyclo-ligase — translation MSGANDVAAEKAAWRRRFRALRAETPPGPLADASAQIVARLRALPEVATARTVHLFWPLPGEVDLRPLARSLRAEGRTVVLPAVVGPRALAQRVFEGDERLTDGPWGLKEPAPDARSCHPRDLDVVLVPGLAFGRDGSRLGYGGGFYDTFLAETTALRVGVGLQSALVATVPTLPHDACLDTVVTEGDVVRV, via the coding sequence ATGAGCGGAGCGAACGATGTAGCGGCGGAGAAAGCGGCGTGGCGGCGTCGGTTCCGTGCGCTTCGCGCGGAGACCCCGCCCGGCCCCCTGGCCGACGCCTCCGCGCAGATCGTCGCGCGCCTCCGGGCACTCCCCGAGGTGGCGACCGCGCGGACAGTCCACCTGTTCTGGCCGCTGCCTGGCGAGGTCGACCTCCGCCCGCTGGCCCGGTCACTTCGCGCCGAGGGCCGCACCGTCGTGCTGCCCGCCGTCGTCGGCCCGCGTGCCCTCGCCCAGCGCGTGTTCGAGGGCGACGAGAGGCTGACGGATGGACCATGGGGTCTGAAGGAGCCGGCCCCGGACGCGCGCTCGTGCCATCCTCGCGACCTGGACGTGGTCCTCGTGCCCGGCCTTGCCTTCGGCCGCGACGGCAGCCGCCTCGGCTATGGCGGCGGGTTCTACGACACCTTCCTCGCGGAGACGACGGCCCTCCGCGTCGGCGTGGGCCTCCAGTCGGCGCTGGTGGCGACCGTCCCTACCCTCCCCCACGACGCCTGCCTCGACACCGTCGTCACCGAGGGGGACGTGGTGAGGGTGTGA
- a CDS encoding AMP-binding protein codes for MTLPDPVRQHAETRPDAPALVTGAETWTWADLDTRVGRAAARLADGPGRVAVRAETSPDLVVLVLAALRAGRLLVPLSTRWTDTAVADALGRLGLDTVRADAKVAGVETRPLAEGRAGSQARAPGLPAIALDRWLTVVHTSGSTGTPKAIVHSVGNHVWSARGVIEALEVTDRSRWLLDLPLYHVGGLGVVMRCALAGATLAAPPRAMPLADRVATLRPTHASFVATQLRRLLDAGADLSSLQAVLLGGSAIPADLLDRATEAGVPVVTSYGMTEMTSTITATTPRTGRATLSTSGRVLPYRALRITDAGEIEVSGPTRFVGRLDPDAFRPAPEWHPTGDLGHLDAEGRLVVTGRRDLQFVSGGENVRPEAIEAALLALDAVAEAVVVPVPDAEFGARPAAFVRTTRGDAPDPAELAEALRQTLPGFMVPVAFHAWGGAEGMKPNRPALTRDAESRATE; via the coding sequence GTGACGCTCCCCGACCCCGTCCGCCAACACGCCGAGACGCGGCCCGACGCGCCCGCGCTCGTGACGGGCGCCGAGACGTGGACGTGGGCCGACCTCGACACCCGCGTGGGCAGAGCCGCCGCCCGATTGGCGGACGGGCCGGGGCGTGTCGCCGTCCGCGCTGAGACCTCGCCCGACCTCGTCGTGCTCGTGCTGGCCGCCCTCCGCGCCGGGCGCCTCCTCGTCCCGCTCTCCACCCGCTGGACCGACACCGCGGTCGCCGACGCGCTCGGCCGCCTCGGCCTCGACACGGTCCGCGCCGATGCCAAGGTGGCGGGCGTCGAGACGCGTCCGCTGGCGGAGGGGCGCGCGGGCTCCCAGGCACGCGCGCCCGGCCTCCCAGCCATCGCCCTCGACCGGTGGCTTACGGTCGTCCACACGTCCGGGTCGACGGGCACGCCGAAGGCCATCGTCCACTCGGTCGGCAACCACGTGTGGAGCGCGCGAGGCGTGATCGAGGCGCTGGAGGTGACGGACCGAAGCCGGTGGCTGCTGGACCTGCCGCTCTACCACGTCGGCGGGCTGGGCGTGGTGATGCGGTGCGCGCTCGCGGGCGCGACGCTGGCCGCGCCGCCGCGGGCGATGCCGCTCGCCGACCGCGTCGCGACGCTCCGCCCGACCCACGCTTCGTTCGTCGCCACCCAGCTTCGTCGCCTGCTGGACGCGGGGGCCGATCTGTCGTCGCTCCAGGCGGTTCTCCTCGGCGGCAGCGCGATCCCGGCCGACCTCCTCGACCGTGCCACCGAGGCCGGCGTGCCCGTCGTCACGTCGTACGGCATGACGGAGATGACCTCCACCATCACGGCCACGACGCCCCGCACCGGCCGCGCGACGCTGTCCACTTCGGGCCGGGTGCTGCCCTACCGCGCCCTCCGCATCACCGACGCGGGCGAGATCGAGGTCTCCGGCCCCACGCGGTTCGTCGGGAGGCTCGACCCGGACGCGTTCCGGCCCGCGCCCGAGTGGCACCCCACCGGCGACCTCGGCCACCTCGACGCCGAGGGGCGGCTGGTGGTCACGGGCCGACGCGATCTCCAGTTCGTCTCCGGCGGCGAGAACGTGCGTCCCGAAGCCATCGAGGCGGCGTTGCTGGCGCTCGACGCCGTCGCCGAGGCGGTCGTGGTGCCGGTGCCCGACGCCGAGTTCGGTGCCCGCCCGGCCGCGTTCGTCCGCACCACCCGAGGGGACGCCCCCGACCCGGCGGAACTGGCCGAGGCGCTTCGGCAGACGCTCCCCGGCTTTATGGTGCCCGTCGCCTTCCATGCGTGGGGCGGGGCGGAGGGGATGAAACCGAATCGCCCGGCCCTCACGCGCGATGCGGAGAGCCGGGCGACGGAGTAG
- a CDS encoding TlpA disulfide reductase family protein, whose amino-acid sequence MSPPADRWRTRWASPGGQRWRSIAYWVALAALIGVVVWRYTPDYRLPDLGPAPALVADDLDGRTVRLGDFAGQVVVVNVWATWCPPCVVETPGFVDLASEFAGDVQFLGVSVDEDPGAVAPFAARYGVTYPLLLAATVRGEQIDAPVLPTTLVIDRAGRVRMRHEGLLLEPALRPVLKRLARERGGLPLR is encoded by the coding sequence ATGAGCCCCCCTGCCGATCGCTGGCGCACCCGCTGGGCGTCCCCTGGGGGGCAACGCTGGCGCTCCATCGCCTACTGGGTGGCCCTGGCGGCGCTGATCGGCGTGGTCGTGTGGCGCTACACGCCGGACTATCGGCTGCCCGACCTCGGCCCGGCGCCCGCCCTCGTGGCCGACGACCTCGATGGCCGGACCGTCCGCCTCGGTGACTTCGCCGGGCAGGTCGTGGTGGTGAACGTGTGGGCGACCTGGTGCCCGCCGTGCGTGGTCGAGACGCCGGGCTTCGTCGACCTCGCGTCCGAGTTCGCGGGCGACGTCCAGTTCCTCGGCGTCTCCGTGGACGAGGACCCGGGCGCCGTCGCCCCGTTCGCGGCGCGCTACGGCGTGACGTACCCGCTGCTCCTGGCTGCGACCGTCCGCGGGGAACAGATCGACGCGCCCGTGCTGCCGACGACGCTGGTGATCGACCGCGCCGGGCGAGTCCGGATGCGGCACGAGGGGTTGCTGCTGGAGCCGGCATTGCGGCCCGTTCTGAAGCGGCTGGCGCGGGAGCGCGGTGGACTCCCACTCCGGTAG